A window from Streptomyces sp. NBC_00271 encodes these proteins:
- a CDS encoding helix-turn-helix transcriptional regulator, producing MTPLGDEWIVGRDRELALLSRLVDALTTGRTGALLMTGGPGAGKSALLDAAVRMARRSGVRVLRCRGSEGESGLAFAGLHQLLRPFLDLAEGLPARQRAALLGVFGLDDGTRTVSDPLLTSLGALTLLSDAAEHGPLLLVIDDTHWLDLGTLDVLAFMARRLEGEPVALLLAARDTAVPAQLDRQTDRLTIEPLDPAAAGRLLDHQPRPPAGRARSRVLEQAAGVPLALVELARAVARDPAAAHEDALPLTDRLEAIFAADLPELPPATRALLLFAAAAESAELPVILSAVGDRATPDDWLPAERAGLVRIDADRVRFRHPLIRSAVYRAATYTERHTAHRALADVLVGDPDRRAWHHAAAASGVDEEAAGELDDSAARAQRRGGYAAAATALERAARLSPDPTVRAGRLVRAATMAMYAGHPRWVGELSAQVATLTDDPALLAEASLLAGWALAVTTQFAGSLGFLLPVAEAAVDEDPVLTLDALATATTPAYNSGAPEHRENILRIVERVPPQDDETGRLWALAGCDPVRNRAQALELLAATWTVPLPKPGSGVDIPLSRLVVSGGAAWVLDETAEAIRLLGAAMDHLRRSPTSGANATVAQALALALYESGSWTKARAALDEAYGLAAEGGLENVVVGAAVLRATLLALRGDTEEARAAVQRAVHGIDLPNCRSLQVRTHYALGAAALAEGDHAAAYDRFRAVYTRQPEPAPLHFHASDYYLADLVAAAVRTGRTEDARLVLDTARRRLAEGETSARLTAIVHRAEALLAEPDDAERHFTAALADPAGDQWPFERAQVRLDYAEWLRRRRRAVEARPLLAAALEVFERLGTRPWTDRTRAELRAAGVTPVSTPAGSADSLAELTPQQLQIARLAAAGLTNREIGERIFLSPRTVGFHLYRIFPKLGITSRAQLRDALPEPEE from the coding sequence ATGACGCCGCTCGGTGACGAGTGGATCGTCGGCCGGGACCGCGAACTGGCCCTGCTGTCACGGCTGGTGGACGCTCTCACGACGGGGCGGACGGGGGCCCTGCTGATGACGGGAGGACCCGGTGCGGGCAAGAGCGCCCTCCTCGACGCCGCCGTCCGCATGGCCCGCCGGTCCGGGGTACGGGTGCTGCGCTGCCGGGGGAGCGAGGGGGAGTCGGGCCTCGCCTTCGCCGGACTGCACCAGTTGCTGCGACCCTTCCTCGACCTGGCCGAGGGGCTGCCCGCACGCCAGCGGGCCGCGCTGCTCGGCGTGTTCGGACTCGACGACGGCACGCGGACGGTCTCCGACCCCCTGCTGACCTCGCTCGGCGCGCTCACCCTGCTCTCCGACGCCGCGGAGCACGGCCCGCTCCTTTTGGTGATCGACGACACGCACTGGCTGGACCTGGGCACCCTCGACGTCCTGGCCTTCATGGCCCGACGCCTCGAAGGCGAGCCGGTCGCCCTGCTCCTGGCGGCGCGCGACACCGCCGTACCCGCACAACTCGACCGTCAGACCGACCGGTTGACGATCGAGCCGCTCGATCCGGCCGCCGCCGGACGGCTCCTCGACCATCAGCCCCGGCCCCCCGCGGGACGGGCCCGCTCCCGCGTCCTCGAACAGGCGGCGGGTGTCCCCCTCGCCCTCGTCGAACTCGCCCGGGCCGTGGCGCGCGACCCGGCCGCCGCCCACGAGGACGCGCTGCCCCTCACCGACCGGCTGGAAGCCATCTTCGCCGCGGACCTTCCCGAACTTCCCCCGGCCACTCGTGCGTTGCTGCTCTTCGCGGCCGCCGCGGAGAGTGCCGAGCTGCCCGTCATCCTCTCGGCCGTCGGAGACCGGGCGACCCCGGACGACTGGCTGCCCGCCGAACGCGCCGGACTCGTCCGCATCGACGCCGACCGCGTCCGCTTCCGCCATCCGCTGATACGTTCCGCGGTCTACCGGGCCGCGACCTACACCGAACGCCACACAGCCCACCGGGCGCTCGCCGACGTGCTCGTCGGCGATCCCGACCGTCGTGCCTGGCACCACGCGGCCGCCGCCTCCGGCGTCGACGAGGAGGCCGCCGGGGAACTCGACGACAGCGCGGCCCGGGCACAGCGCCGCGGCGGCTACGCGGCCGCCGCGACGGCCCTCGAACGCGCGGCCCGGCTCAGCCCCGACCCCACCGTCCGCGCCGGGCGCCTGGTACGGGCCGCGACCATGGCGATGTACGCCGGTCACCCGCGCTGGGTCGGCGAGCTGAGCGCGCAGGTCGCCACCCTCACCGACGACCCGGCCCTCCTCGCCGAAGCCTCGCTCCTGGCGGGCTGGGCGCTCGCCGTGACCACCCAGTTCGCGGGCTCGCTCGGCTTCCTGCTGCCGGTCGCCGAGGCCGCCGTCGACGAGGACCCCGTACTGACCCTCGACGCCCTGGCGACGGCCACCACACCCGCGTACAACTCCGGGGCCCCGGAACACCGCGAGAACATCCTGCGGATCGTGGAGCGCGTGCCGCCCCAGGACGACGAGACGGGCCGGCTCTGGGCCCTGGCCGGCTGCGATCCGGTACGGAACCGGGCCCAGGCCCTCGAACTGCTCGCGGCCACCTGGACCGTGCCCCTGCCGAAGCCCGGATCAGGCGTCGACATCCCGCTCTCCCGCCTGGTCGTCTCCGGCGGAGCCGCCTGGGTCCTGGACGAGACGGCCGAGGCGATCCGGCTGCTCGGCGCGGCCATGGACCATCTGCGCCGCTCCCCGACCTCCGGAGCCAACGCCACCGTGGCCCAGGCCCTCGCGCTGGCCCTCTACGAGAGCGGGTCCTGGACCAAGGCCCGCGCGGCACTCGACGAGGCGTACGGCCTGGCCGCCGAAGGCGGACTGGAGAACGTGGTGGTGGGAGCGGCCGTGCTCCGCGCCACCCTGCTCGCCCTGCGCGGCGACACCGAAGAGGCCCGCGCCGCCGTACAGCGCGCCGTGCACGGCATCGACCTGCCCAACTGCCGCAGCCTGCAGGTGCGCACGCACTACGCGCTGGGCGCCGCCGCACTCGCGGAGGGCGACCACGCGGCGGCCTACGACCGCTTCCGCGCCGTCTACACCCGGCAGCCGGAGCCCGCGCCCCTGCACTTCCACGCCTCCGACTACTACCTGGCCGACCTCGTGGCAGCCGCCGTCCGCACGGGCCGGACCGAGGACGCACGGCTCGTCCTCGATACGGCCAGGCGGCGCCTCGCCGAGGGCGAGACATCCGCGCGGCTCACCGCGATCGTGCACCGGGCCGAGGCCCTGCTCGCCGAACCGGACGACGCCGAACGGCACTTCACGGCGGCCCTGGCCGACCCGGCGGGCGACCAGTGGCCCTTCGAACGGGCACAGGTCCGCCTCGACTACGCCGAGTGGCTGCGCCGCAGGCGCCGCGCGGTGGAGGCGCGCCCCCTGCTCGCCGCCGCGCTGGAGGTCTTCGAACGGCTCGGCACCCGCCCCTGGACGGACCGCACCCGCGCCGAACTGCGCGCCGCGGGCGTCACCCCGGTGAGCACGCCCGCCGGCTCCGCGGACAGCCTCGCCGAACTCACCCCGCAGCAGCTGCAGATCGCCCGCCTCGCCGCCGCGGGACTGACCAACCGGGAGATCGGCGAACGGATCTTCCTCTCGCCCCGTACGGTCGGCTTCCACCTCTACCGGATCTTCCCCAAGCTCGGCATCACCTCCCGCGCCCAACTCCGCGACGCGCTGCCCGAGCCGGAGGAATGA
- a CDS encoding phytanoyl-CoA dioxygenase family protein: MTVTDMGGPRWSDFEENGFVVVRGLFTGAEIDELCAEFAALHAAEPVPGHFEPRATGAAGTGGPADPLDAHPRVMHPHRISELSLRRLLDPRLRRILETLLGEEVLAAQSMFYFKPPGARGQALHQDNFYLRVEPGTCVAAWIACDAIDRENGGLEVVPGTHRMDLFCPEEADEELSFVREYVPPPPGLAVVPVDMAAGDVLFFNGSLVHGSGPNRSADRFRRSFIGHYVGRSAHHIGRHYPTLTMGGEPVTLAESEGAGPCGTEFGPAAPH, from the coding sequence ATGACAGTCACGGACATGGGCGGGCCGCGGTGGTCGGACTTCGAGGAGAACGGGTTCGTGGTGGTGCGCGGACTGTTCACCGGCGCCGAGATCGACGAGCTGTGCGCGGAGTTCGCGGCCCTGCACGCCGCCGAGCCGGTCCCGGGGCACTTCGAACCCCGGGCCACCGGGGCCGCCGGGACCGGCGGTCCGGCGGATCCGCTGGACGCCCACCCCCGGGTCATGCATCCGCACCGCATCAGCGAGCTGTCCCTGCGCCGTCTTCTCGATCCCCGGTTGCGGCGGATCCTGGAGACGCTGCTCGGCGAGGAGGTCCTGGCGGCGCAGAGCATGTTCTACTTCAAGCCGCCCGGCGCCCGGGGGCAGGCGCTGCACCAGGACAACTTCTATCTGCGGGTCGAGCCGGGCACCTGCGTGGCCGCCTGGATCGCCTGCGACGCGATCGACCGGGAGAACGGCGGCCTGGAAGTGGTGCCGGGCACGCACCGCATGGACCTGTTCTGCCCGGAGGAGGCGGACGAGGAGCTGTCCTTCGTACGGGAGTACGTCCCGCCACCGCCCGGTCTGGCCGTCGTGCCCGTCGACATGGCAGCGGGCGACGTGCTGTTCTTCAACGGCAGTCTGGTGCACGGCTCCGGGCCCAACCGCAGCGCCGACCGTTTCCGCCGCTCCTTCATCGGCCATTACGTCGGCCGCTCCGCCCATCACATCGGGCGCCATTACCCCACGCTGACGATGGGCGGCGAGCCCGTCACCCTGGCCGAGAGCGAGGGCGCGGGCCCGTGCGGCACGGAGTTCGGCCCGGCCGCACCGCACTGA
- a CDS encoding helix-turn-helix domain-containing protein encodes MPVRAEELPEPAAPSPPLGLVTVGRFDQGPGYRVNRPRGSDSWLFTWTTGGRGRLRQGAARTVAGAGDLVVLGPGVPQRYAVEPGAGHWAFWWAHCQARSSWAGWLRPHALDDGLYAVGPAPARERIEAAFRRMLADARWTGDGPPPEGAEPAPGEVAVAHGTAARELALCSLEEIVLLAAARAERRRPDLDARVRRAEAVIAADPGAPHTVRSLAGAVALSPSRFAHLFTEQLGHSPMRALREARLLHAARLLEATELPVERVAAASGFTSPFHFSRVFRQRYGSPPGAYRKGTARSAGDAGDAGDPENARAAAGSS; translated from the coding sequence ATGCCCGTGCGTGCTGAGGAGTTGCCCGAGCCTGCCGCCCCGTCCCCGCCGCTGGGCCTGGTGACCGTCGGTCGCTTCGACCAGGGACCGGGATACCGCGTCAACCGGCCTCGGGGCAGCGACAGTTGGCTGTTCACCTGGACGACCGGCGGACGGGGACGGCTGCGGCAGGGAGCGGCCCGGACCGTGGCCGGCGCCGGAGACCTGGTGGTCCTGGGCCCCGGCGTGCCGCAGCGCTACGCCGTCGAACCCGGCGCCGGACACTGGGCGTTCTGGTGGGCGCACTGTCAGGCCCGCTCGTCCTGGGCCGGATGGCTGCGGCCCCACGCCCTCGACGACGGCCTGTACGCTGTCGGACCCGCGCCCGCCCGGGAACGTATCGAAGCGGCGTTCCGCCGGATGCTCGCCGACGCCCGCTGGACGGGAGACGGCCCGCCACCCGAGGGCGCGGAGCCCGCTCCGGGCGAGGTCGCGGTGGCGCACGGCACCGCCGCCCGGGAGCTGGCCCTGTGCTCCCTGGAGGAGATCGTGCTGCTCGCCGCCGCCCGGGCGGAGCGCCGCCGTCCCGATCTCGACGCCCGGGTCCGCCGCGCGGAGGCGGTGATCGCCGCGGACCCGGGCGCGCCCCACACCGTCCGCTCGCTGGCCGGGGCGGTCGCGCTCTCACCGTCCCGGTTCGCCCACCTGTTCACCGAGCAACTCGGCCACTCCCCGATGCGGGCGCTGCGCGAGGCCCGGCTGCTGCACGCGGCCCGGCTGCTGGAAGCCACCGAGCTCCCGGTGGAACGGGTGGCCGCGGCCTCCGGATTCACCAGCCCGTTCCACTTCAGCCGGGTCTTCCGGCAGCGCTACGGGAGTCCACCGGGCGCCTACCGGAAGGGCACCGCTAGGAGCGCGGGGGACGCGGGTGATGCGGGGGATCCGGAGAATGCGCGGGCGGCGGCGGGATCGTCGTGA
- a CDS encoding universal stress protein → MRVVVWLVEGTWPACVDAVRTHAPQATEVVLLHVSEPGVPGIAHGAFAGLLGRGHTERDPGNRLEYLGARSAARLLDAAAERLGRPCTRQESTGRTEREVVAAAEGADLLVVARDGDRARLGPHSLGRAGRFVVDHAPCPVLLIWPEATPAVTTIPPPPAHSPDPPHHPRPPRS, encoded by the coding sequence ATGCGGGTCGTCGTCTGGCTCGTCGAGGGGACCTGGCCGGCCTGCGTGGACGCCGTGCGCACGCACGCGCCCCAGGCGACCGAGGTCGTGCTGCTGCACGTCAGCGAACCCGGGGTGCCCGGGATCGCGCACGGCGCCTTCGCCGGGCTGCTCGGCCGGGGGCACACCGAGCGCGATCCCGGGAACCGGCTGGAGTACCTCGGCGCCCGGTCGGCGGCGCGGCTGCTCGACGCGGCGGCCGAGCGTCTCGGCCGCCCCTGCACCCGCCAGGAAAGCACCGGGCGCACGGAGCGTGAGGTGGTCGCCGCCGCCGAGGGCGCCGATCTGCTCGTGGTGGCCCGGGACGGCGACCGGGCCCGGCTCGGGCCGCACAGCCTGGGCCGGGCCGGACGGTTCGTCGTCGACCACGCGCCGTGCCCGGTGCTGCTGATCTGGCCCGAGGCCACGCCCGCCGTCACGACGATCCCGCCGCCGCCCGCGCATTCTCCGGATCCCCCGCATCACCCGCGTCCCCCGCGCTCCTAG
- a CDS encoding arsenic transporter, translating to MNTPLAESLSVVLLVAVLVCAVVRPFGWPEAVVAAPAALLVIATGAISWDHAGAEAGHLGPVIGFLAAVLVLAKFCDDEGLFHACGAWMARWAAGRPGRLLTAVFALASAITAVLSLDATIVLLTPVVFATAARMGARPKPHVYACTHLSNTASLLLPVSNLTNLLAFTASGLSFTRFAALMVLPWLVAIGAEYVVFRRFFAGDLAAAVPEPTTGEPPELPLFALVTVGCTLAGFVVASALGVDPAWSAAAGALVLAVRALLRGRATPLTVLRAAAPAFLVFVLALGIVVRAVVDNGLSDALGHLLPDGSGLPALLGIAALAAVLANLINNLPAVLVLLPLAATSGSGAVLAVLLGVNIGPNLTYAGSLATLLWRRIVQEHDHGVDLREFTRLGLIAVPAALVPAVLALWLSLRVIGG from the coding sequence CTGAACACCCCGCTCGCCGAATCCCTGTCCGTCGTCCTGCTCGTCGCCGTCCTCGTCTGCGCGGTGGTCCGCCCCTTCGGCTGGCCCGAGGCGGTCGTCGCGGCCCCGGCCGCCCTGCTGGTGATCGCCACCGGCGCGATCTCCTGGGACCACGCGGGCGCGGAGGCGGGTCACCTCGGGCCGGTGATCGGCTTCCTGGCGGCGGTACTGGTACTCGCCAAGTTCTGTGACGACGAGGGGCTCTTCCACGCCTGCGGCGCGTGGATGGCCCGCTGGGCGGCGGGGCGGCCGGGGCGCCTGCTGACCGCGGTCTTCGCGCTCGCCTCGGCGATCACCGCGGTGCTCAGCCTGGACGCCACCATCGTGCTGCTCACCCCGGTCGTGTTCGCCACCGCCGCCCGGATGGGCGCCCGCCCGAAGCCGCACGTGTACGCCTGCACCCATCTGTCGAACACGGCCTCGCTGCTGCTGCCGGTCTCCAACCTCACCAATCTGCTCGCCTTCACCGCGAGCGGTCTCAGCTTCACCCGGTTCGCGGCGCTGATGGTGCTGCCGTGGCTGGTGGCCATCGGGGCCGAGTACGTGGTCTTCCGGCGCTTCTTCGCCGGCGACCTGGCAGCGGCCGTGCCCGAGCCGACGACCGGAGAGCCGCCGGAGCTGCCCCTGTTCGCGCTGGTCACCGTGGGCTGCACCCTGGCGGGGTTCGTCGTCGCCTCCGCACTGGGCGTGGACCCCGCCTGGTCCGCCGCGGCGGGGGCGCTGGTGCTCGCCGTCCGGGCCCTGCTGCGCGGGCGCGCCACCCCGCTCACCGTGCTGAGGGCCGCCGCTCCGGCCTTCCTCGTGTTCGTGCTCGCGCTGGGCATCGTCGTCCGGGCGGTGGTCGACAACGGACTCTCCGACGCCCTCGGGCATCTCCTCCCGGACGGCAGCGGGCTGCCCGCGCTGCTCGGGATCGCGGCGCTCGCCGCCGTACTGGCCAATCTCATCAACAACCTGCCCGCCGTCCTGGTGCTGCTGCCGCTGGCCGCCACGTCCGGCTCCGGCGCGGTGCTGGCCGTGCTCTTGGGGGTCAACATCGGCCCCAACCTCACCTACGCCGGATCCCTGGCGACCCTGTTGTGGCGGCGTATCGTGCAGGAGCACGACCACGGCGTCGATCTGCGGGAGTTCACCCGGCTGGGTCTGATCGCCGTGCCGGCGGCGCTGGTTCCCGCCGTACTGGCACTGTGGCTCTCGCTCCGCGTCATCGGGGGCTGA